A genomic region of Drosophila kikkawai strain 14028-0561.14 chromosome X, DkikHiC1v2, whole genome shotgun sequence contains the following coding sequences:
- the Abca3 gene encoding phospholipid-transporting ATPase ABCA3 isoform X2 — protein sequence MAKVTNWDKFVLLLWKNWTLQWNHKWQMVIELVLPAIFSLLLVLVRTLVDTEQMDTKLYTSQNITDLSLLKHSLHSSSYLGKLLALIAPNRRRSTLSVSNFQYAVYYSPTNPVLEKLVTEAWTSLQMSENTIYASTNAAQLQTDVVGKNAFAGIQFDDAWANVTNIAQLPQDFHFALRFPSELRTATIAIANTWLTMRLFPTIDLTGPRNEKDEDGGIPPGYLREGFLPLQHQLSMAYIRQRSGEQELPEVVMQRYPYPAYIYDPLLEGMSSIMSLIILLSFIYPCTYITKYITAEKEKQLKEVMKIMGLSNWLHWTAWFVKSFIMLTISAILIAILVKINWSEDVAVLTHANFTALVFFLIIYIIASICFCFMMATFFSRASTAAAVTGLIWFIAYIPYSFTINTYDDLSLTSKLGWSLISNTGMGFGIKLILGFEGTGEGLQWSNFFTPVSVDDTLTLGAVMIMMLVSCFICMTICLYVEQVMPGSFGVPRPWHFPFSREFWCGEREYTGVEDIPNGGPTREQRDPKAFEAEPEGKHIGLQMRNLKKRFVADKMVVKGLSMNMFEDEITVLLGHNGAGKTTTISMLTGMFPPTSGTAIINGSDIRTNIEGARMSLGICPQHNVLFDEMSVSNHIRFFSRMKGLKGKAVEQEVAKYLKMIELEDKANVASSKLSGGMKRKLSVCCALCGDTKVVLCDEPSSGMDPSARRQLWDLLQQEKIGRTLLLTTHFMDEADVLGDRIAIMCDGELKCHGTSFFLKKQYGSGYRLICVKRDDCQTNEVTALLNKFIPGIKPECDIGAELSYQLPDSASDKFEEMFGQLEDQSDELHLNGYGVGITSMEEVFMKVGAEKDISGNVKDPSEIMNGGTGYHPSGEDNDNESVQSDGIFSENRRLLQGLQLLSNQWKAMLLKKFLYTWRNKLLLLIQNIMPVFFVVVTILIIETQGTFQELKPITMSLTQYPLAVTVLDRSSATNSISSAYANQYEALAKSHGSDYALEVTGTASFTNYILELGKTIQVRINSRYLVAASIAESRIIAWLNNQALHTAPLTVNMVHNALAKQLLGADAHIAVTNAPLPYTPNTLLSQLSTGNNLGTQLASNLCFCMCFVSSIYILFLIKERESRAKLLQFVGGVKVWTFWLSQFICDFATYIVTALIVVITIVCFQEAGLSTFPELGRYFLLLLLFGFSVLPFIYIMSLFFKEPATGFARVSIVNIFCGMALFIVVVVMSSDFFDTKDTADILGWIFRVFPHFSLAMGLNKVYTNTATRNACEKVSAIPPILLCELIPQCCNIKPYFAWEAPGVLPETLYMTVTGVVFFLIIIILEFRLIGELMFKIRQLLSKPPPPPPEGHLDDDVAHERERILHMSSDELAAKNLVLDRVTKYYGQFLAVNQVSLCVQEVECFGLLGVNGAGKTTTFKMMTGDERITSGAAYVQGLSLESNMNSIYKMIGYCPQFDALLDDLTGREVLRIFCMLRGVQESRIKQLSEDLAKSFGFFKHIDKQTHAYSGGNKRKLSTAIAVIGSPSVIYLDEPTTGMDPAARRQLWNMVCRIRDSGKSIVLTSHSMEECEALCTRLAIMVNGEFKCIGSTQHLKNKFSKGLILKIKVRRNMEALRQARLSAGYARSPDEPTVPAQMEQQNIDAVKEFVEREYPNSILQEEYQGILTFYIPLTGVKWSRIFGLMESNRDQLNVEDYSVSQTTLEEIFLEFAKYQREDTRANHLSELRKLCQCLLANEY from the exons ATGGCCAAGGTAACAAACTGGGACAAATTTGTGCTGTTGCTGTGGAAGAATTGGACCCTCCAATGGAACCACAAGTGGCAGATGGTCATCGAGCTGGTGCTGCCAGCTATATTCTCCTTGCTTCTGGTCTTGGTCCGCACCCTGGTTGACACGGAACAGATGGACACCAAATTATATACATCGCAAAATATTACAGATCTGAGTCTGTTGAA ACATTCGTTGCATAGTTCGTCCTACCTTGGCAAGCTTCTAGCGCTGATTGCACCCAATCGACGGag GAGCACGCTGTCGGTGAGCAACTTTCAGTACGCGGTTTACTACTCGCCCACCAATCCGGTGCTGGAAAAACTGGTCACCGAGGCATGGACCAGCCTCCAGATGTCCGAGAACACGATATATGCCTCGACAAATGCCGCCCAACTGCAGACGGATGTGGTTGGAAAGAATGCCTTTGCCGGCATCCAGTTCGACGATGCCTGGGCAAATGTCACGAATATTGCCCAGCTGCCGCAGGATTTTCACTTCGCCTTGCGCTTTCCGTCGGAGCTGCGAACGGCAACGATAGCGATAGCAAACACCTGGCTGACCATGCGACTCTTTCCCACCATCGATCTGACGGGGCCGCGTAACGAGAAGGATGAGGATGGGGGTATACCGCCGGGATATCTACGCGAAGGTTTCCTGCCGCTGCAACATCAGCTATCGATGGCGTACATCAGGCAGAGATCGGGGGAGCAGGAACTGCCGGAGGTGGTGATGCAACGCTATCCATATCCGGCCTACATATATGATCCGCTGCTGGAGGGCATGTCCTCGATAATGTCACTGATCATCTTGCTGAGCTTCATCTATCCGTGCACGTACATCACCAAG TACATCACCGCCGAGAAGGAGAAGCAGCTCAAGGAGGTGATGAAGATCATGGGGCTGAGCAATTGGCTCCATTGGACCGCCTGGTTTGTCAAATCCTTCATCATGCTGACCATTTCGGCCATTTTGATTGCCATCCTAGTCAAAATCAATTGGTCTGAGGATGTGGCGGTGCTAACGCATGCCAATTTCACTGCATTGGTCTTCTTCCTCATCATATACATCATTGCCAGCATCTGTTTCTGCTTCATGATGGCCACCTTCTTCTCGCGTGCCAGCACGGCTGCCGCTGTCACGGGCCTGATATGGTTCATCGCCTACATCCCGTACTCCTTCACCATCAATACCTATGACGACCTGAGCTTGACCTCCAAGCTGGGCTGGAGTTTGATCTCGAACACGGGCATGGGCTTTGGCATTAAGCTGATATTGGGCTTCGAGGGCACCGGCGAGGGCTTGCAGTGGAGTAACTTCTTCACTCCGGTGTCCGTGGACGATACCCTGACTCTGGGCGCTGTGATGATTATGATGCTGGTGTCCTGCTTCATCTGCATGACCATCTGCCTGTATGTGGAGCAAGTGATGCCGGGCAGCTTTGGTGTTCCGCGTCCCTGGCACTTCCCCTTCAGCCGGGAGTTCTGGTGCGGCGAGCGGGAGTACACGGGCGTGGAGGATATACCCAATGGAGGACCTACCCGGGAACAGCGGGATCCCAAGGCTTTCGAGGCGGAGCCGGAGGGAAAGCATATCGGCCTGCAGATGAGAAACCTCAAGAAGCGCTTTGTGGCCGACAAGATGGTGGTGAAGGGTCTGTCCATGAATATGTTTGAGGACGAGATCACCGTTCTGCTGGGACACAATGGTGCCGGCAAGACCACAACCATATCGATGCTGACCGGCATGTTTCCGCCGACGAGTGGAACGGCCATCATAAATGGCAGTGATATTCGCACCAACATCGAGGGCGCCCGCATGTCCCTCGGCATCTGTCCGCAACACAATGTCCTCTTCGACGAGATGAGCGTATCGAATCACATTCGGTTCTTTAGCCGCATGAAGGGTCTCAAGGGCAAGGCCGTGGAGCAGGAGGTGGCCAAGTATCTGAAGATGATCGAGCTGGAGGATAAGGCGAATGTGGCATCTTCGAAACTCTCTGGCGGCATGAAGCGCAAACTGTCCGTTTGCTGCGCCCTTTGTGGCGACACAAAGGTGGTTCTCTGCGATGAACCGAGTTCCGGCATGGATCCATCGGCTCGTCGCCAGCTGTGGGATCTGCTGCAGCAGGAGAAGATCGGACGCACCCTGCTATTGACGACACACTTCATGGATGAGGCCGATGTCCTGGGCGATCGCATTGCCATCATGTGCGACGGTGAGCTCAAGTGCCATGGCACATCGTTTTTCCTGAAGAAACAGTATGGCTCCGGATATCGTTTG aTCTGTGTTAAACGCGATGATTGTCAGACGAACGAAGTGACAGCGTTGCTAAACAAGTTTATTCCCGGTATAAAGCCGGAATGCGATATCGGTGCAGAATTGTCCTACCAGCTGCCGGATAGTGCATCCGATAAGTTTGAGGAGATGTTTGGCCAGCTGGAGGATCAGTCCGATGAGTTGCACCTCAATGGCTATGGCGTTGGCATCACCTCCATGGAGGAGGTCTTTATGAAGGTGGGCGCTGAAAAGGATATATCTGGCAATGTAAAGGATCCCAGTGAGATAATGAACGGCGGCACCGGTTATCATCCATCGGGCGAGGACAATGACAACGAATCAGTGCAGT CCGATGGCATCTTCTCGGAGAACCGACGCCTGCTCCAGGGACTGCAGCTGCTGTCCAATCAATGGAAGGCTATGCTCCTCAAGAAGTTCCTGTACACGTGGCGTAACAAGTTGCTCCTGCTCATCCAGAATATAATGCCCGTATTCTTCGTGGTGGTCACCATTCTGATTATTGAGACGCAGGGAACGTTCCAGGAGCTGAAGCCTATCACCATGTCTCTGACCCAATATCCATTGGCTGTCACCGTTCTGGATCGTTCCAGTGCGACCAACTCGATCAGCTCAGCTTATGCCAATCAGTACGAGGCTTTGGCCAAGTCCCATGGCAGTGACTATGCTCTCGAAGTGACGGGTACTGCGAGCTTTACG AACTACATCCTTGAGCTTGGAAAGACGATTCAGGTGCGGATCAATTCACGCTATTTGGTGGCCGCCAGCATCGCCGAGTCCCGGATCATCGCCTGGCTGAATAACCAGGCCCTGCACACAGCCCCGCTGACCGTCAACATGGTGCACAATGCCCTGGCAAAGCAATTACTTGGTGCGGATGCCCACATAGCGGTGACGAACGCCCCCTTGCCATACACGCCGAATACGCTGCTCTCGCAGCTGAGCACCGGCAACAATCTGGGCACCCAGCTGGCCTCCAATCTGTGCTTCTGCATGTGCTTCGTCAGCTCCATATACATACTGTTTTTGATCAAGGAACGCGAATCGAGGGCCAAGCTGCTACAGTTTGTGGGCGGCGTTAAGGTGTGGACCTTCTGGCTCTCCCAGTTTATCTGTGACTTTGCCACCTACATTGTGACGGCTCTGATTGTGGTGATCACGATCGTTTGCTTCCAAGAGGCGGGCCTGTCCACCTTCCCGGAACTGGGTCGATactttttgctgctgctgctctttggGTTCTCCGTTCTGCCGTTTATCTACATCATGTCGCTGTTCTTCAAAGAGCCGGCCACGGGTTTTGCCCGCGTCTCCATTGTCAACATCTTTTGCGGCATGGCCTTATTCATAGTCGTCGTGGTGATGTCCTCCGATTTCTTTGACACAAAGGATACGGCGGATATCTTGGGCTGGATCTTCCGCGTCTTCCCCCACTTCTCATTGGCAATGGGCTTGAATAAGGTCTATACCAATACGGCGACGAGGAATGCCTGCGAGAAGGTATCAGCGATACCTCCCATTCTTCTCTGCGAGTTGATACCGCAGTGTTGCA ATATCAAGCCTTATTTTGCCTGGGAAGCGCCTGGAGTTCTCCCCGAGACTCTCTACATGACTGTCACCGGCGTTGTCTTcttcctcatcatcatcattttgGAGTTCCGCCTGATCGGAGAACTGATGTTTAAAATCCGCCAATTGTTATC aaaaccacctcctcctccacctgaGGGCCACTTGGATGATGATGTGGCCCACGAGCGTGAACGCATCCTTCACATGAGCTCCGATGAGCTGGCCGCTAAGAATCTGGTCCTGGATCGGGTCACCAAATACTATGGACAATTCCTGGCTGTCAATCAAGTGTCGCTCTGCGTGCAGGA AGTGGAATGTTTTGGCCTCTTGGGCGTAAACGGAGCCGGCAAGACGACAACATTCAAGATGATGACCGGCGATGAGCGTATCACCTCCGGTGCCGCATATGTCCAGGGCCTGAGCCTGGAGTCGAACATGAACAGCATCTACAAGATGATCGGCTACTGTCCGCAGTTCGATGCCCTGCTGGACGATCTGACGGGTCGCGAGGTGTTGCGCATCTTCTGCATGCTGCGTGGCGTCCAGGAGTCGCGCATTAAGCAGTTGTCCGAGGATTTGGCCAAATCCTTTGGCTTTTTCAAGCACATTGACAAGCAGACACACGCCTATAGCGGTGGCAATAAGCGAAAGTTAAGCACGGCGATAGCTGTGATCGGTAGTCCGTCCGTAATTTATCTGGATGAACCCACAACCGGCATGGATCCGGCTGCTAGGCGACAGCTCTGGAATATGGTCTGTCGCATCCGAGACTCGGGCAAATCGATTGTCCTTACCTCGCACAGCATGGAGGAATGTGAGGCGCTGTGCACGCGACTGGCCATAATGGTCAATGGTGAATTCAAGTGCATTGGATCGACGCAGCAtttgaaaaacaaattctCCAAGGGTCTCATTCTTAAGATCAAGGTGCGTCGCAATATGGAGGCATTGCGGCAGGCGCGATTGAGTGCCGGCTATGCGAGAAGTCCGGATGAGCCAACGGTTCCGGCACAAATGGAGCAGCAGAATATTGATGCCGTCAAGGAGTTTGTTGAGCGCGAATATCCAAACTCGATTTTACA ggAGGAGTACCAGGGAATTTTAACGTTCTACATTCCATTAACTGGCGTTAAATGGTCGCGCATTTTCGGCCTGATGGAGAGTAATCGTGACCAGCTGAATGTGGAGGATTACTCCGTTAGCCAGACGACGCTGGAGGAGATCTTCTTGGAGTTTGCCAAGTACCAGCGCGAGGACACGCGTGCCAATCA CCTGTCCGAGTTGAGGAAGCTGTGCCAGTGCCTGCTAGCCAATGAGTATTGA
- the Abca3 gene encoding phospholipid-transporting ATPase ABCA3 isoform X3, whose product MAKVTNWDKFVLLLWKNWTLQWNHKWQMVIELVLPAIFSLLLVLVRTLVDTEQMDTKLYTSQNITDLSLLKHSLHSSSYLGKLLALIAPNRRRSTLSVSNFQYAVYYSPTNPVLEKLVTEAWTSLQMSENTIYASTNAAQLQTDVVGKNAFAGIQFDDAWANVTNIAQLPQDFHFALRFPSELRTATIAIANTWLTMRLFPTIDLTGPRNEKDEDGGIPPGYLREGFLPLQHQLSMAYIRQRSGEQELPEVVMQRYPYPAYIYDPLLEGMSSIMSLIILLSFIYPCTYITKYITAEKEKQLKEVMKIMGLSNWLHWTAWFVKSFIMLTISAILIAILVKINWSEDVAVLTHANFTALVFFLIIYIIASICFCFMMATFFSRASTAAAVTGLIWFIAYIPYSFTINTYDDLSLTSKLGWSLISNTGMGFGIKLILGFEGTGEGLQWSNFFTPVSVDDTLTLGAVMIMMLVSCFICMTICLYVEQVMPGSFGVPRPWHFPFSREFWCGEREYTGVEDIPNGGPTREQRDPKAFEAEPEGKHIGLQMRNLKKRFVADKMVVKGLSMNMFEDEITVLLGHNGAGKTTTISMLTGMFPPTSGTAIINGSDIRTNIEGARMSLGICPQHNVLFDEMSVSNHIRFFSRMKGLKGKAVEQEVAKYLKMIELEDKANVASSKLSGGMKRKLSVCCALCGDTKVVLCDEPSSGMDPSARRQLWDLLQQEKIGRTLLLTTHFMDEADVLGDRIAIMCDGELKCHGTSFFLKKQYGSGYRLICVKRDDCQTNEVTALLNKFIPGIKPECDIGAELSYQLPDSASDKFEEMFGQLEDQSDELHLNGYGVGITSMEEVFMKVGAEKDISGNVKDPSEIMNGGTGYHPSGEDNDNESVQSDGIFSENRRLLQGLQLLSNQWKAMLLKKFLYTWRNKLLLLIQNIMPVFFVVVTILIIETQGTFQELKPITMSLTQYPLAVTVLDRSSATNSISSAYANQYEALAKSHGSDYALEVTGTASFTNYILELGKTIQVRINSRYLVAASIAESRIIAWLNNQALHTAPLTVNMVHNALAKQLLGADAHIAVTNAPLPYTPNTLLSQLSTGNNLGTQLASNLCFCMCFVSSIYILFLIKERESRAKLLQFVGGVKVWTFWLSQFICDFATYIVTALIVVITIVCFQEAGLSTFPELGRYFLLLLLFGFSVLPFIYIMSLFFKEPATGFARVSIVNIFCGMALFIVVVVMSSDFFDTKDTADILGWIFRVFPHFSLAMGLNKVYTNTATRNACEKVSAIPPILLCELIPQCCNIKPYFAWEAPGVLPETLYMTVTGVVFFLIIIILEFRLIGELMFKIRQLLSKPPPPPPEGHLDDDVAHERERILHMSSDELAAKNLVLDRVTKYYGQFLAVNQVSLCVQEVECFGLLGVNGAGKTTTFKMMTGDERITSGAAYVQGLSLESNMNSIYKMIGYCPQFDALLDDLTGREVLRIFCMLRGVQESRIKQLSEDLAKSFGFFKHIDKQTHAYSGGNKRKLSTAIAVIGSPSVIYLDEPTTGMDPAARRQLWNMVCRIRDSGKSIVLTSHSMEECEALCTRLAIMVNGEFKCIGSTQHLKNKFSKGLILKIKVRRNMEALRQARLSAGYARSPDEPTVPAQMEQQNIDAVKEFVEREYPNSILQEEYQGILTFYIPLTGVKWSRIFGLMESNRDQLNVEDYSVSQTTLEEIFLEFAKYQREDTRANQ is encoded by the exons ATGGCCAAGGTAACAAACTGGGACAAATTTGTGCTGTTGCTGTGGAAGAATTGGACCCTCCAATGGAACCACAAGTGGCAGATGGTCATCGAGCTGGTGCTGCCAGCTATATTCTCCTTGCTTCTGGTCTTGGTCCGCACCCTGGTTGACACGGAACAGATGGACACCAAATTATATACATCGCAAAATATTACAGATCTGAGTCTGTTGAA ACATTCGTTGCATAGTTCGTCCTACCTTGGCAAGCTTCTAGCGCTGATTGCACCCAATCGACGGag GAGCACGCTGTCGGTGAGCAACTTTCAGTACGCGGTTTACTACTCGCCCACCAATCCGGTGCTGGAAAAACTGGTCACCGAGGCATGGACCAGCCTCCAGATGTCCGAGAACACGATATATGCCTCGACAAATGCCGCCCAACTGCAGACGGATGTGGTTGGAAAGAATGCCTTTGCCGGCATCCAGTTCGACGATGCCTGGGCAAATGTCACGAATATTGCCCAGCTGCCGCAGGATTTTCACTTCGCCTTGCGCTTTCCGTCGGAGCTGCGAACGGCAACGATAGCGATAGCAAACACCTGGCTGACCATGCGACTCTTTCCCACCATCGATCTGACGGGGCCGCGTAACGAGAAGGATGAGGATGGGGGTATACCGCCGGGATATCTACGCGAAGGTTTCCTGCCGCTGCAACATCAGCTATCGATGGCGTACATCAGGCAGAGATCGGGGGAGCAGGAACTGCCGGAGGTGGTGATGCAACGCTATCCATATCCGGCCTACATATATGATCCGCTGCTGGAGGGCATGTCCTCGATAATGTCACTGATCATCTTGCTGAGCTTCATCTATCCGTGCACGTACATCACCAAG TACATCACCGCCGAGAAGGAGAAGCAGCTCAAGGAGGTGATGAAGATCATGGGGCTGAGCAATTGGCTCCATTGGACCGCCTGGTTTGTCAAATCCTTCATCATGCTGACCATTTCGGCCATTTTGATTGCCATCCTAGTCAAAATCAATTGGTCTGAGGATGTGGCGGTGCTAACGCATGCCAATTTCACTGCATTGGTCTTCTTCCTCATCATATACATCATTGCCAGCATCTGTTTCTGCTTCATGATGGCCACCTTCTTCTCGCGTGCCAGCACGGCTGCCGCTGTCACGGGCCTGATATGGTTCATCGCCTACATCCCGTACTCCTTCACCATCAATACCTATGACGACCTGAGCTTGACCTCCAAGCTGGGCTGGAGTTTGATCTCGAACACGGGCATGGGCTTTGGCATTAAGCTGATATTGGGCTTCGAGGGCACCGGCGAGGGCTTGCAGTGGAGTAACTTCTTCACTCCGGTGTCCGTGGACGATACCCTGACTCTGGGCGCTGTGATGATTATGATGCTGGTGTCCTGCTTCATCTGCATGACCATCTGCCTGTATGTGGAGCAAGTGATGCCGGGCAGCTTTGGTGTTCCGCGTCCCTGGCACTTCCCCTTCAGCCGGGAGTTCTGGTGCGGCGAGCGGGAGTACACGGGCGTGGAGGATATACCCAATGGAGGACCTACCCGGGAACAGCGGGATCCCAAGGCTTTCGAGGCGGAGCCGGAGGGAAAGCATATCGGCCTGCAGATGAGAAACCTCAAGAAGCGCTTTGTGGCCGACAAGATGGTGGTGAAGGGTCTGTCCATGAATATGTTTGAGGACGAGATCACCGTTCTGCTGGGACACAATGGTGCCGGCAAGACCACAACCATATCGATGCTGACCGGCATGTTTCCGCCGACGAGTGGAACGGCCATCATAAATGGCAGTGATATTCGCACCAACATCGAGGGCGCCCGCATGTCCCTCGGCATCTGTCCGCAACACAATGTCCTCTTCGACGAGATGAGCGTATCGAATCACATTCGGTTCTTTAGCCGCATGAAGGGTCTCAAGGGCAAGGCCGTGGAGCAGGAGGTGGCCAAGTATCTGAAGATGATCGAGCTGGAGGATAAGGCGAATGTGGCATCTTCGAAACTCTCTGGCGGCATGAAGCGCAAACTGTCCGTTTGCTGCGCCCTTTGTGGCGACACAAAGGTGGTTCTCTGCGATGAACCGAGTTCCGGCATGGATCCATCGGCTCGTCGCCAGCTGTGGGATCTGCTGCAGCAGGAGAAGATCGGACGCACCCTGCTATTGACGACACACTTCATGGATGAGGCCGATGTCCTGGGCGATCGCATTGCCATCATGTGCGACGGTGAGCTCAAGTGCCATGGCACATCGTTTTTCCTGAAGAAACAGTATGGCTCCGGATATCGTTTG aTCTGTGTTAAACGCGATGATTGTCAGACGAACGAAGTGACAGCGTTGCTAAACAAGTTTATTCCCGGTATAAAGCCGGAATGCGATATCGGTGCAGAATTGTCCTACCAGCTGCCGGATAGTGCATCCGATAAGTTTGAGGAGATGTTTGGCCAGCTGGAGGATCAGTCCGATGAGTTGCACCTCAATGGCTATGGCGTTGGCATCACCTCCATGGAGGAGGTCTTTATGAAGGTGGGCGCTGAAAAGGATATATCTGGCAATGTAAAGGATCCCAGTGAGATAATGAACGGCGGCACCGGTTATCATCCATCGGGCGAGGACAATGACAACGAATCAGTGCAGT CCGATGGCATCTTCTCGGAGAACCGACGCCTGCTCCAGGGACTGCAGCTGCTGTCCAATCAATGGAAGGCTATGCTCCTCAAGAAGTTCCTGTACACGTGGCGTAACAAGTTGCTCCTGCTCATCCAGAATATAATGCCCGTATTCTTCGTGGTGGTCACCATTCTGATTATTGAGACGCAGGGAACGTTCCAGGAGCTGAAGCCTATCACCATGTCTCTGACCCAATATCCATTGGCTGTCACCGTTCTGGATCGTTCCAGTGCGACCAACTCGATCAGCTCAGCTTATGCCAATCAGTACGAGGCTTTGGCCAAGTCCCATGGCAGTGACTATGCTCTCGAAGTGACGGGTACTGCGAGCTTTACG AACTACATCCTTGAGCTTGGAAAGACGATTCAGGTGCGGATCAATTCACGCTATTTGGTGGCCGCCAGCATCGCCGAGTCCCGGATCATCGCCTGGCTGAATAACCAGGCCCTGCACACAGCCCCGCTGACCGTCAACATGGTGCACAATGCCCTGGCAAAGCAATTACTTGGTGCGGATGCCCACATAGCGGTGACGAACGCCCCCTTGCCATACACGCCGAATACGCTGCTCTCGCAGCTGAGCACCGGCAACAATCTGGGCACCCAGCTGGCCTCCAATCTGTGCTTCTGCATGTGCTTCGTCAGCTCCATATACATACTGTTTTTGATCAAGGAACGCGAATCGAGGGCCAAGCTGCTACAGTTTGTGGGCGGCGTTAAGGTGTGGACCTTCTGGCTCTCCCAGTTTATCTGTGACTTTGCCACCTACATTGTGACGGCTCTGATTGTGGTGATCACGATCGTTTGCTTCCAAGAGGCGGGCCTGTCCACCTTCCCGGAACTGGGTCGATactttttgctgctgctgctctttggGTTCTCCGTTCTGCCGTTTATCTACATCATGTCGCTGTTCTTCAAAGAGCCGGCCACGGGTTTTGCCCGCGTCTCCATTGTCAACATCTTTTGCGGCATGGCCTTATTCATAGTCGTCGTGGTGATGTCCTCCGATTTCTTTGACACAAAGGATACGGCGGATATCTTGGGCTGGATCTTCCGCGTCTTCCCCCACTTCTCATTGGCAATGGGCTTGAATAAGGTCTATACCAATACGGCGACGAGGAATGCCTGCGAGAAGGTATCAGCGATACCTCCCATTCTTCTCTGCGAGTTGATACCGCAGTGTTGCA ATATCAAGCCTTATTTTGCCTGGGAAGCGCCTGGAGTTCTCCCCGAGACTCTCTACATGACTGTCACCGGCGTTGTCTTcttcctcatcatcatcattttgGAGTTCCGCCTGATCGGAGAACTGATGTTTAAAATCCGCCAATTGTTATC aaaaccacctcctcctccacctgaGGGCCACTTGGATGATGATGTGGCCCACGAGCGTGAACGCATCCTTCACATGAGCTCCGATGAGCTGGCCGCTAAGAATCTGGTCCTGGATCGGGTCACCAAATACTATGGACAATTCCTGGCTGTCAATCAAGTGTCGCTCTGCGTGCAGGA AGTGGAATGTTTTGGCCTCTTGGGCGTAAACGGAGCCGGCAAGACGACAACATTCAAGATGATGACCGGCGATGAGCGTATCACCTCCGGTGCCGCATATGTCCAGGGCCTGAGCCTGGAGTCGAACATGAACAGCATCTACAAGATGATCGGCTACTGTCCGCAGTTCGATGCCCTGCTGGACGATCTGACGGGTCGCGAGGTGTTGCGCATCTTCTGCATGCTGCGTGGCGTCCAGGAGTCGCGCATTAAGCAGTTGTCCGAGGATTTGGCCAAATCCTTTGGCTTTTTCAAGCACATTGACAAGCAGACACACGCCTATAGCGGTGGCAATAAGCGAAAGTTAAGCACGGCGATAGCTGTGATCGGTAGTCCGTCCGTAATTTATCTGGATGAACCCACAACCGGCATGGATCCGGCTGCTAGGCGACAGCTCTGGAATATGGTCTGTCGCATCCGAGACTCGGGCAAATCGATTGTCCTTACCTCGCACAGCATGGAGGAATGTGAGGCGCTGTGCACGCGACTGGCCATAATGGTCAATGGTGAATTCAAGTGCATTGGATCGACGCAGCAtttgaaaaacaaattctCCAAGGGTCTCATTCTTAAGATCAAGGTGCGTCGCAATATGGAGGCATTGCGGCAGGCGCGATTGAGTGCCGGCTATGCGAGAAGTCCGGATGAGCCAACGGTTCCGGCACAAATGGAGCAGCAGAATATTGATGCCGTCAAGGAGTTTGTTGAGCGCGAATATCCAAACTCGATTTTACA ggAGGAGTACCAGGGAATTTTAACGTTCTACATTCCATTAACTGGCGTTAAATGGTCGCGCATTTTCGGCCTGATGGAGAGTAATCGTGACCAGCTGAATGTGGAGGATTACTCCGTTAGCCAGACGACGCTGGAGGAGATCTTCTTGGAGTTTGCCAAGTACCAGCGCGAGGACACGCGTGCCAATCAGTGA